One genomic window of Salvia miltiorrhiza cultivar Shanhuang (shh) chromosome 4, IMPLAD_Smil_shh, whole genome shotgun sequence includes the following:
- the LOC131020509 gene encoding uncharacterized protein LOC131020509, with translation MVCLACLLPLFLVPIVNLLPVIFDLIMAKVYGLFGWEYRKPARAPPACPIRPSAAKTAANGSVSGKEDLATATTTDPPPKPVAVDEGKQD, from the exons ATG GTTTGCCTGGCGTGTTTGTTGCCGTTGTTTCTCGTCCCAATCGTCAACTTATTGCCGGTCATCTTCGATTTGATCATG GCGAAGGTGTACGGATTGTTCGGGTGGGAGTATCGGAAGCCGGCGAGAGCGCCGCCGGCTTGCCCTATTAGACCCTCCGCCGCCAAAACTGCCGCCAATGGCTCA GTTTCAGGTAAGGAGGACCTTGCTACTGCTACTACTACTGATCCGCCACCAAAACCAGTTGCAGTTGATGAGGGCAAGCAAGATTAA
- the LOC131020508 gene encoding dual specificity phosphatase Cdc25, producing the protein MARSITYITGSQLLPLIRRPNIAIIDVRDDERSYDGHIAGSLHYASDSFLDKLPNLVEATKGKDTLVFHCALSQVRGPKCARRFAEYVAEAKDLGVKDIVVLERGFNGWEASGRPVCRCNNVPCKGDSKP; encoded by the exons ATGGCGCGTAGCATCACGTACATCACCGGCTCTCAGCTTCTCCCGCTCATCCGCCGCCCTAACATCGCAATCATCGACGTTAG GGACGACGAGAGGAGCTACGACGGCCATATAGCTGGATCCTTGCACTACGCGAGCGATTCGTTTTTGGATAAATTACCAAATCTCGTTGAAGCTACCAAAGGCAAGGATACTCTCGTTTTCCACTGCGCTCTCAGCCAG GTTCGAGGACCCAAATGTGCTCGAAGGTTTGCTGAGTATGTTGCTGAAGCGAAAGATTTGGGAGTGAAAGATATAGTAGTTCTTGAACGCGGATTTAATGGTTGGGAAGCTTCGGGTAGGCCTGTATGCCGCTGCAACAACGTTCCCTGCAAGGGTGACTCAAAACCCTAA
- the LOC131020511 gene encoding uncharacterized protein LOC131020511 isoform X3: MDVNAITSGLYTDHSLRGSDVVNVEKKNANEDDRNTLFVNYAAIAWHEMRRAWRGDRSSASPKKPREPTRHCSNTSMEGRFDEPVPLSMVAFLVAVWEED, encoded by the exons ATGGACGTCAATGCCATCACTTCTGGCCTATACACAGACCACTCGTTGAGAGGTTCGGACGTTGTGAATGTAGAAAAGAAGAATGCGAATGAAGATGATCGCAACACTCTCTTTGTCAACTACG CTGCAATAGCCTGGCATGAAATGAGAAGAGCTTGGAGAGGTGATCGATCTAGTGCTTCCCCAAAAAAGCCTAGGGAGCCAACGAGGCACTG CTCGAACACGTCCATGGAGGGGCGTTTTGATGAACCAGTTCCTTTATCT ATGGTCGCGTTCTTGGTTGCAGTGTGGGAAGAAGACTAA
- the LOC131020511 gene encoding uncharacterized protein LOC131020511 isoform X1, whose protein sequence is MDVNAITSGLYTDHSLRGSDVVNVEKKNANEDDRNTLFVNYAAIAWHEMRRAWRGDRSSASPKKPREPTRHWLLSLVPLSQLLYTRTEDGRVLGCSVGRRLICDSL, encoded by the exons ATGGACGTCAATGCCATCACTTCTGGCCTATACACAGACCACTCGTTGAGAGGTTCGGACGTTGTGAATGTAGAAAAGAAGAATGCGAATGAAGATGATCGCAACACTCTCTTTGTCAACTACG CTGCAATAGCCTGGCATGAAATGAGAAGAGCTTGGAGAGGTGATCGATCTAGTGCTTCCCCAAAAAAGCCTAGGGAGCCAACGAGGCACTG GCTTTTGAGTTTGGTACCGTTGTCACAACTGCTTTATACACGAACAGAAGATGGTCGCGTTCTTGGTTGCAGTGTGGGAAGAAGACTAATATGCGACTCTTTATGA
- the LOC131020511 gene encoding uncharacterized protein LOC131020511 isoform X2: protein MDVNAITSGLYTDHSLRGSDVVNVEKKNANEDDRNTLFVNYAAIAWHEMRRAWRGDRSSASPKKPREPTRHCSNTSMEGRFDEPVPLSKMVAFLVAVWEED, encoded by the exons ATGGACGTCAATGCCATCACTTCTGGCCTATACACAGACCACTCGTTGAGAGGTTCGGACGTTGTGAATGTAGAAAAGAAGAATGCGAATGAAGATGATCGCAACACTCTCTTTGTCAACTACG CTGCAATAGCCTGGCATGAAATGAGAAGAGCTTGGAGAGGTGATCGATCTAGTGCTTCCCCAAAAAAGCCTAGGGAGCCAACGAGGCACTG CTCGAACACGTCCATGGAGGGGCGTTTTGATGAACCAGTTCCTTTATCT AAGATGGTCGCGTTCTTGGTTGCAGTGTGGGAAGAAGACTAA
- the LOC131020510 gene encoding S-adenosylmethionine synthase 3 has product MDTFLFTSESVNEGHPDKLCDQVSDAILDACLEQDPESKVACETCTKTNMVMVFGEITTKAQVDYEKIVRDTCRGIGFTSPDVGLDADNCKVLVNIEQQSPDIAQGVHGHLTKKPEEIGAGDQGHMFGYATDETPELMPLTHVLATKLGAKLTEVRKNKTCPWLRPDGKTQVTVEYKNDGGAMVPIRVHTVLISTQHDETVTNEEIAKDLKEHVIKPVIPAQYLDDKTIFHLNPSGRFVIGGPHGDAGLTGRKIIIDTYGGWGAHGGGAFSGKDPTKVDRSGAYIVRQAAKSVVASGLARRCIVQVSYAIGVAEPLSVFVDTYKTGKIPDKDILGLIKESFDFRPGMIAINLDLKRGGNHRYQKTAAYGHFGRDDADFTWETVKILKPKA; this is encoded by the coding sequence ATGGACACCTTTCTCTTCACCTCAGAATCTGTGAACGAAGGGCACCCCGACAAGCTCTGCGACCAAGTCTCCGACGCCATTCTCGATGCTTGTCTGGAGCAGGATCCAGAGAGCAAAGTAGCATGCGAGACCTGCACAAAGACGAACATGGTGATGGTCTTTGGCGAGATCACAACCAAAGCCCAAGTGGACTACGAAAAGATCGTCCGCGACACTTGCAGGGGCATCGGTTTCACCTCACCGGATGTTGGCCTCGACGCTGACAACTGCAAGGTCCTGGTGAACATCGAGCAGCAGAGCCCCGACATTGCTCAGGGCGTCCACGGCCACCTCACCAAGAAGCCCGAGGAGATCGGAGCTGGAGATCAGGGCCACATGTTCGGCTACGCCACTGATGAGACGCCCGAGCTCATGCCCCTCACTCATGTCCTCGCAACCAAGCTCGGAGCCAAGCTCACCGAGGTGAGGAAGAACAAGACCTGCCCCTGGCTGAGACCCGATGGCAAGACACAAGTCACCGTTGAGTACAAGAACGACGGTGGTGCCATGGTTCCGATTAGGGTCCACACCGTCCTCATCTCAACTCAGCACGACGAGACTGTTACCAACGAGGAGATTGCTAAGGACTTGAAGGAGCATGTGATCAAGCCGGTGATCCCTGCACAATACCTTGACGACAAAACCATCTTCCACCTCAACCCGTCTGGCCGGTTTGTGATTGGCGGCCCACACGGGGATGCTGGCCTGACCGGTAGGAAGATCATCATTGACACCTACGGTGGTTGGGGCGCTCACGGTGGAGGCGCTTTCTCTGGGAAGGACCCCACTAAGGTGGATAGGAGCGGGGCGTACATTGTTAGGCAGGCAGCAAAGAGCGTGGTGGCTTCGGGGCTGGCTCGGCGTTGCATTGTGCAGGTGTCTTATGCTATAGGTGTTGCGGAGCCACTGTCGGTGTTCGTTGATACGTACAAGACTGGTAAGATTCCAGACAAGGATATCCTTGGGCTGATCAAGGAGAGCTTCGACTTCAGGCCGGGGATGATCGCGATCAACCTCGACTTGAAGAGAGGAGGCAACCACAGGTATCAGAAGACGGCTGCTTATGGTCATTTTGGGCGTGATGATGCTGATTTCACCTGGGAAACTGTCAAGATACTCAAGCCTAAAGCTTGA
- the LOC131020512 gene encoding transcription factor RAX2-like isoform X1 produces the protein MGRAPCCDKANVKKGPWSPEEDAKLKEYIEKNGTGGNWIALPHKVGLRRCGKSCRLRWLNYLRPNIKHGEFSDDEDRIICTLFATIGSRWSIIAAQLPGRTDNDIKNYWNTKLKKKLFNNMANNQPNLPSSTPPFLQPAPPLCDNVLVFGGGDQGTNQIGHQSFCYFGDDQNQQFFFNDACSASSSSSPSANYGCFNDNPQDYYASIEEIKELITSVNANDGLSFLMDEIKTEEKVWCNDHKIFKMHIFMEIGAHHFSLKSRKLLY, from the exons atgggaagAGCTCCATGCTGTGACAAGGCAAATGTGAAGAAAGGGCCATGGTCACCTGAAGAAGATGCAAAGCTTAAGGAATACATAGAGAAGAATGGCACTGGTGGCAACTGGATTGCTCTCCCTCACAAAGTTG ggcTTCGAAGATGCGGGAAAAGCTGCAGACTGAGATGGCTGAACTACCTGAGACCAAATATCAAACACGGCGAATTCTCCGACGATGAAGACAGAATCATCTGCACCCTCTTCGCCACCATCGGAAGCAG GTGGTCGATAATCGCAGCTCAATTGCCGGGAAGAACTGACAACGACATCAAAAACTACTGGAACACAAAGCTGAAGAAGAAGCTCTTCAACAATATGGCTAATAATCAGCCAAATCTCCCATCATCAACCCCTCCGTTTCTGCAGCCAGCACCCCCACTGTGTGACAATGTGTTGGTGTTTGGGGGAGGAGATCAAGGCACCAATCAGATCGGCCATCAGAGCTTCTGCTATTTTGGCGATGATCAGAACCAGCAATTCTTCTTCAACGACGCCTGCTCCGCTTCGTCGTCTTCGTCGCCGTCGGCGAATTACGGCTGCTTTAATGATAATCCGCAGGATTACTACGCTAGCATCGAGGAGATTAAGGAGCTAATCACCAGCGTTAATGCTAACGACGGCCTCAGCTTTCTCATGGATGAAATCAAGACGGAAGAGAAAGTTTGGTGTAATGATCACAAGATTTTCAAG ATGCATATTTTCATGGAAATTGGAGCACACCACTTCTCCCTGAAATCAAGAAAACTATTAtactag
- the LOC131020512 gene encoding transcription factor RAX2-like isoform X2 has protein sequence MGRAPCCDKANVKKGPWSPEEDAKLKEYIEKNGTGGNWIALPHKVGLRRCGKSCRLRWLNYLRPNIKHGEFSDDEDRIICTLFATIGSRWSIIAAQLPGRTDNDIKNYWNTKLKKKLFNNMANNQPNLPSSTPPFLQPAPPLCDNVLVFGGGDQGTNQIGHQSFCYFGDDQNQQFFFNDACSASSSSSPSANYGCFNDNPQDYYASIEEIKELITSVNANDGLSFLMDEIKTEEKVWCNDHKIFKVRQ, from the exons atgggaagAGCTCCATGCTGTGACAAGGCAAATGTGAAGAAAGGGCCATGGTCACCTGAAGAAGATGCAAAGCTTAAGGAATACATAGAGAAGAATGGCACTGGTGGCAACTGGATTGCTCTCCCTCACAAAGTTG ggcTTCGAAGATGCGGGAAAAGCTGCAGACTGAGATGGCTGAACTACCTGAGACCAAATATCAAACACGGCGAATTCTCCGACGATGAAGACAGAATCATCTGCACCCTCTTCGCCACCATCGGAAGCAG GTGGTCGATAATCGCAGCTCAATTGCCGGGAAGAACTGACAACGACATCAAAAACTACTGGAACACAAAGCTGAAGAAGAAGCTCTTCAACAATATGGCTAATAATCAGCCAAATCTCCCATCATCAACCCCTCCGTTTCTGCAGCCAGCACCCCCACTGTGTGACAATGTGTTGGTGTTTGGGGGAGGAGATCAAGGCACCAATCAGATCGGCCATCAGAGCTTCTGCTATTTTGGCGATGATCAGAACCAGCAATTCTTCTTCAACGACGCCTGCTCCGCTTCGTCGTCTTCGTCGCCGTCGGCGAATTACGGCTGCTTTAATGATAATCCGCAGGATTACTACGCTAGCATCGAGGAGATTAAGGAGCTAATCACCAGCGTTAATGCTAACGACGGCCTCAGCTTTCTCATGGATGAAATCAAGACGGAAGAGAAAGTTTGGTGTAATGATCACAAGATTTTCAAG GTACGACAGTAG